Proteins from one Syntrophorhabdus sp. genomic window:
- a CDS encoding acetyl-CoA acetyltransferase: protein MAKDVAVIGVGQTYFVRGYEGSIRELAFEAYREAMQDAHLTAKDVDASIFCSAPEYDKQRSPAGVLAEYLGLVPQPTFYVETVCSSSTVGVKLAYSMIKAGLHDIVVVCGFQKMSEITSAESQERMGRGGDIQWEAPFGTMMPAYYALYAQAYLAKNGLTLDDLRDVRVKAATYGQINERAVYRKGVKPEDFDPKNPDAKMAGPVASPLRVGDCCANADGASCIILANAEKAKVFSKKPVWILGIGAASEVVNMAARPDFSKGIQVAKAAANQAYKMAGVGPKDIDVAEVHDCFTIAEIMAYEGLGFAPEGDGKQLVREKATYKEGKIPVNVDGGLLSKGHPIGATGGSQIRTIVLQLRDEAGPMQVKDPQIGLNHNIGGVGLYGNVTIFGRD from the coding sequence ATGGCAAAAGATGTTGCAGTTATCGGCGTTGGCCAGACGTACTTCGTCAGGGGCTACGAAGGCTCCATCAGGGAACTGGCCTTCGAAGCCTACAGAGAAGCGATGCAGGACGCACACCTCACTGCTAAGGACGTGGACGCATCCATATTCTGCTCCGCCCCGGAGTACGACAAGCAGAGATCGCCGGCGGGTGTTCTGGCGGAATACCTGGGTCTTGTCCCGCAGCCGACATTCTACGTTGAGACGGTATGCTCGTCAAGCACGGTAGGTGTCAAGCTCGCTTACAGCATGATCAAGGCCGGCCTCCACGACATCGTGGTCGTTTGCGGTTTCCAGAAGATGTCGGAGATCACCTCCGCCGAATCCCAGGAAAGAATGGGGCGTGGCGGCGACATCCAGTGGGAAGCTCCCTTCGGCACCATGATGCCTGCCTACTACGCGCTCTACGCGCAGGCATACCTCGCGAAGAACGGCTTGACCCTTGACGACTTGAGGGATGTCAGGGTAAAGGCGGCCACCTACGGCCAGATCAACGAAAGGGCCGTCTACCGCAAGGGCGTGAAGCCTGAAGACTTCGATCCCAAAAACCCCGATGCCAAGATGGCGGGGCCTGTCGCATCGCCGCTGCGCGTTGGCGACTGCTGCGCCAATGCTGATGGAGCATCGTGCATCATCCTCGCGAACGCCGAGAAGGCCAAGGTCTTCTCGAAGAAGCCGGTGTGGATCCTTGGCATAGGCGCCGCGTCAGAGGTCGTCAATATGGCTGCCAGACCTGATTTCTCCAAGGGTATCCAGGTCGCCAAGGCGGCAGCCAACCAGGCATACAAGATGGCCGGCGTGGGCCCCAAGGACATAGACGTCGCCGAAGTCCATGACTGCTTCACTATCGCGGAGATCATGGCATACGAAGGTCTCGGATTCGCGCCCGAGGGCGACGGCAAGCAGCTTGTCCGCGAAAAAGCAACTTACAAGGAAGGCAAGATCCCCGTGAACGTGGATGGCGGCCTCCTCTCAAAAGGCCATCCCATCGGAGCCACCGGCGGCTCCCAGATCCGGACCATCGTCCTTCAGCTCAGGGACGAAGCCGGCCCGATGCAGGTCAAAGATCCTCAGATCGGCCTCAACCACAATATCGGCGGTGTGGGCCTCTACGGAAACGTCACTATTTTTGGGAGGGACTAA
- a CDS encoding Zn-ribbon domain-containing OB-fold protein gives MGFDKFGRKSFTSFTKTGKFVDLLAEGKVEGTVCKQCGAKYFPPRADCAACLSKEMDWFELPPKGTLETFTTAMYAPFGFEADAPYTMAVVDFGAGLKAFARLAKDFSDPKIGMDVKVRPLKYDDGQVSFEIEKA, from the coding sequence ATGGGATTCGATAAATTTGGAAGAAAGAGCTTCACCAGCTTCACAAAAACAGGTAAATTCGTCGATCTCCTTGCCGAGGGCAAGGTGGAAGGAACGGTCTGCAAGCAGTGCGGGGCAAAATACTTCCCCCCGCGCGCCGACTGCGCCGCCTGTCTTTCGAAGGAGATGGACTGGTTCGAACTGCCCCCGAAGGGCACTCTGGAAACCTTCACGACGGCAATGTACGCCCCCTTCGGCTTTGAAGCCGACGCGCCCTACACCATGGCCGTTGTCGACTTCGGTGCCGGCCTTAAGGCCTTTGCCCGTCTGGCAAAAGACTTCAGCGACCCGAAGATAGGCATGGATGTCAAGGTGCGGCCTCTCAAGTACGATGATGGGCAGGTCAGTTTTGAAATAGAAAAGGCGTAA
- a CDS encoding HD domain-containing protein, with translation MLTKSFILELFSAAAMQRWNDKIRPVELKELDKQAHKMTIAYFLGKFEESREGFDWLEVIEGGLFEFLERLVITDLKPQIFNRIREDRKRYEELTKWVYKKLEPVISPLGDDFLERFRHYFSSTDNTINKRIINAAHFYATRWEFGIIERANPTGYEIPEIRGFLQQRQERYYDLTGIQQLALFEKYRNFLDLCGQLRFQYRWSHINMIPRTSVLGHMLIVAVLSYLFSLQIGACPRRCFNNYFTGLFHDLPEVLTRDIISPVKRSIEGLDSLIKAYEKEQMEKEVFNLIPAEWHAEMRTFTEDEFSSIALVDGKIFKTNTETITSRYNENHFNPRDGAMIKAVDDLAAYVETYCSTENGVKSPELAEARLSIGEKYRNTVIGGIHFPALFGQF, from the coding sequence ATGCTCACCAAATCGTTCATACTGGAGTTGTTCAGTGCCGCGGCCATGCAAAGGTGGAATGACAAGATACGGCCCGTGGAGCTCAAGGAGCTGGACAAGCAGGCCCACAAGATGACGATAGCATATTTTCTGGGCAAGTTCGAGGAGTCGAGAGAAGGGTTCGACTGGTTGGAGGTCATCGAGGGAGGACTCTTCGAATTCCTGGAGAGACTCGTCATAACGGACCTGAAACCACAAATATTCAACAGGATAAGGGAGGACAGGAAGCGGTACGAGGAACTGACGAAATGGGTGTACAAGAAACTGGAGCCCGTCATCTCCCCTCTGGGCGACGACTTCCTGGAACGTTTCCGCCATTACTTCTCGAGCACCGACAACACGATCAACAAGCGGATCATCAATGCCGCTCATTTCTACGCCACCCGGTGGGAGTTCGGCATCATCGAGCGCGCCAACCCCACGGGCTACGAGATACCGGAGATCAGGGGCTTCCTTCAGCAGAGGCAGGAGCGCTACTACGACCTCACCGGCATCCAGCAGCTTGCCCTCTTCGAGAAATACCGCAACTTTCTTGACCTCTGCGGCCAGCTCCGCTTCCAGTACCGGTGGAGCCATATCAACATGATACCCCGCACATCGGTACTCGGGCACATGCTCATCGTGGCCGTCCTTTCCTATCTCTTTTCCCTTCAGATCGGCGCCTGTCCAAGGCGCTGCTTCAACAACTATTTCACCGGTCTCTTCCACGACCTGCCGGAGGTCCTCACCCGGGACATCATATCGCCCGTCAAACGCTCCATCGAAGGCCTCGACTCCCTCATCAAGGCCTACGAGAAGGAACAGATGGAGAAGGAGGTCTTCAACCTCATCCCCGCCGAATGGCACGCGGAAATGAGAACCTTCACGGAGGACGAGTTCAGCAGCATCGCGCTCGTTGACGGCAAGATCTTCAAGACCAACACCGAAACGATAACAAGCCGTTACAACGAAAACCATTTCAACCCCCGGGACGGTGCGATGATAAAGGCCGTCGACGACCTCGCGGCCTATGTCGAGACCTACTGCTCCACGGAAAATGGCGTCAAGTCCCCGGAACTGGCCGAAGCCCGGCTGTCAATCGGCGAAAAATACAGGAACACCGTGATAGGCGGCATACACTTTCCCGCCCTTTTCGGACAGTTCTAA